In Macadamia integrifolia cultivar HAES 741 chromosome 5, SCU_Mint_v3, whole genome shotgun sequence, a single window of DNA contains:
- the LOC122079476 gene encoding ELL-associated factor 1: protein MANNNKEPNTAPQPDRWYNLTLGSSLKDLSSTKFCTLRYEFKPASIDKNQPGSLHKTKENRVTVEFHNNQPGKPKVSFEGSSEDYKDNDGVLFFDGERFRLDRLHRAVKRLRHVRLPGESAAAAAMAATSSVLPSVESRSPPLGKAAKSQPLNKTIVPPVPVEVERIDIGESGSPGVKPTGRVVTNSFAPPNSLTMSADHKNEEQEEQLEILFDDDDDDDDDAGGTPNKGNAAEEPQREVNTGLDINIPNQNDTDDEIADVDVSDDDADNGPNAAEALRAQVNAEERDGQTSSSSGSSASGSSASGSGSGSSSSDSEGSDDDSVNSI, encoded by the exons ATGGCGAACAACAACAAAGAACCCAATACTGCTCCTCAACCTGATCGGTGGTACAACCTCACCCTTGGTTCTTCCCTCAAAGATCTCTCTTCCACCAAGTTCTGCACCTTACGAT ATGAGTTTAAACCTGCATCGATCGATAAGAATCAACCTGGGTCGCTCCACAAGACCAAGGAAAACAGGGTTACTGTGGAATTCCACAACAATCAACCCGGCAAACCAAAGGTAAGCTTTGAGGGTAGCAGCGAGGATTACAAGGACAACGATGGAGTACTATTCTTCGATGGTGAGAGGTTCCGGTTGGATAGATTACACCGGGCGGTGAAGCGGTTGAGGCATGTTCGGTTGCCTGGGGAATCTGCAGCGGCAGCTGCCATGGCTGCTACCAGTTCGGTTCTACCTTCTGTGGAGTCTCGCTCTCCTCCTCTTGGAAAAGCGGCAAAATCGCAGCCTCTAAATAAAACTATAGTCCCTCCGGTGCCG GTTGAGGTGGAAAGAATAGATATTGGTGAATCAGGGAGTCCAG GTGTGAAGCCTACTGGTAGGGTAGTCACTAATTCATTTGCTCCACCAAATTCTTTAACCATGTCAGCAGACCATAAGAATGAAGAACAGGAAGAACAATTGGAAATACTTttcgatgatgatgatgatgatgatgatgatgctggTGGAACACCTAACAAAGGAAATGCTGCCGAAGAGCCTCAACGAGAAGTCAACACTGGTCTAGACATCAACATACCAAATCAGAATGACACAGATGATGAAATTGCTGATGTGGATGTCAGTGATGATGATGCAGATAATGGTCCCAATGCTGCAGAAGCTCTTAGGGCCCAGGTGAATGCTGAAGAGAGAGATGGGCAGACTTCAAGTTCTAGTGGGAGCAGTGCGAGTGGGAgcagtgctagtgggagtgggAGCGGGAGCAGCAGCAGTGACAGTGAAGGCAGTGATGATGACTCGGTGAACTCAATATGA
- the LOC122079477 gene encoding pentatricopeptide repeat-containing protein At3g58590-like: MASEALRNSSSISASLFLIPCSLSRLRSSIHYPEAGSRISLSRRTTTRKFLAGTTSIRCSGSTNQTLRTCKNCKTQFDPLLNHPQACRFHTAHFGACARNGDFMEVFDLFKSMQMSKTLPDKYTVMSLLSVCPKLNSLALGSSVHGFVIKNEVRCCDLFVCNVLIDMYSKCGSVGSAVKVFNQMRERNLISWTALISALGIHGYAHEALKRFREMELLGFKPDKVAFIAVLSACRHGGLVEEGLELFQCMKQMYRVEPEMDHYECVVDLLSRFGHLQEAEQLISMMPFQPNAIIWRSFLAGCNRFSHTEEQVRG, from the exons ATGGCTAGCGAGGCTCTGAGGAATTCTTCATCAATTTCAGCGTCTCTCTTCCTTATTCCATGCTCGCTTAGTCGCTTGCGTTCTTCCATACACTACCCAGAAGCTGGTTCGCGAATCAGTCTCTCTCGAAGAACGACGACAAGAAAATTTCTCGCTGGAACTACCTCAATTCGTTGCTCAGGAAGTACTAACCAAACCCTGAGGACTTGCAAGAATTGCAAAACTCAGTTCGACCCCTTACTCAATCACCCCCAGGCTTGCCGATTTCACACCGCTCATTTCGGTG CTTGTGCTCGCAATGGGGATTTCATGGAGGTGTTTGATCTGTTCAAAAGCATGCAAATGTCTAAAACCCTGCCCGACAAGTACACAGTTATGAGCCTCTTAAGCGTTTGCCCTAAGCTTAACAGTCTGGCATTAGGAAGTTCTGTTCATGGATTTGTCATAAAGAATGAAGTCAGGTGTTGTGATTTATTTGTGTGCAACGTTCTGATAGACATGTATTCCAAATGTGGTAGTGTTGGGAGTGCTGTGAAAGTCTTCaatcaaatgagagagagaaatttgatCTCGTGGACTGCTCTAATTTCAGCACTAGGGATTCATGGTTATGCACATGAGGCTCTCAAAAGGTTCAGAGAAATGGAACTCCTTGGATTCAAGCCTGATAAGGTTGCTTTTATTGCTGTGCTTTCAGCTTGCAGACATGGGGGTTTGGTGGAGGAAGGTTTGGAGTTATTTCAATGCATGAAACAGATGTATAGAGTTGAACCCGAGATGGATCACTATGAATGTGTTGTGGATTTGCTGAGTAGATTTGGGCATCTTCAGGAGGCAGAACAACTTATCAGCATGATGCCTTTCCAGCCAAATGCTATCATATGGCGTTCTTTCCTTGCTGGTTGCAATAGATTTAGCCACACAGAGGAGCAAGTACGGGGATAG